From the Deinococcus aerius genome, one window contains:
- a CDS encoding ketosteroid isomerase-related protein: protein MTQSPASRTLDLVRRYYAAFNEGDAGGMLVLLTEDVRHDINEGETQRGVEAFRAFLQRMDAHYRERAEDLALMASGDGTRAAAEFVIHGEYLKTDPGLPEARGQRYVIPVGAFFEVREGRIARVTNYYNLAEWSRQVQG, encoded by the coding sequence ATGACCCAGTCCCCAGCCTCCCGGACCCTCGACCTCGTGCGGCGGTACTACGCGGCCTTCAATGAGGGCGACGCGGGGGGCATGCTCGTCCTGTTGACCGAAGACGTGCGCCACGACATCAACGAGGGCGAGACGCAGCGCGGCGTGGAGGCCTTCCGCGCCTTTTTGCAGAGGATGGACGCCCACTACCGCGAGCGGGCCGAGGACCTCGCCCTGATGGCGAGTGGGGACGGCACGCGCGCCGCCGCCGAGTTCGTGATCCACGGCGAGTACCTGAAGACCGATCCCGGCCTGCCCGAGGCGCGGGGGCAGCGGTACGTCATTCCGGTCGGCGCCTTTTTCGAGGTGCGGGAGGGCCGGATTGCCCGGGTGACGAACTACTACAACCTCGCCGAGTGGTCCCGGCAGGTGCAGGGTTGA
- a CDS encoding GNAT family N-acetyltransferase, with amino-acid sequence MSLRVTPAIGDDLRAAIPDLARLRMTVFRDFPYLYEGSPEYEERYLGTYLEAPGALALLARDGERVVGASTALPLAQETGELQAPFRASEFDPADVLYLGESVLLPEYRGLGLGHRFFDEREAHAARLGLTVTAFCAVQRPGEHPARPASYRPLDAFWQSRGYVERPDLETTMSWQDVGEVGETAKRMRFWVRG; translated from the coding sequence TTGAGCCTGCGCGTCACGCCCGCGATCGGCGACGACCTGCGCGCCGCCATCCCCGACCTCGCCCGGCTGCGGATGACCGTGTTCCGCGACTTCCCCTACCTGTACGAGGGCAGCCCGGAGTACGAGGAGCGCTACCTCGGGACCTATCTGGAAGCGCCCGGCGCCCTCGCCCTCCTGGCCCGCGACGGGGAGCGGGTGGTCGGGGCGAGCACCGCACTCCCGCTGGCCCAGGAGACCGGGGAGCTCCAGGCCCCCTTCCGCGCCTCCGAGTTCGACCCGGCGGACGTGCTGTACCTGGGGGAGAGCGTGCTGCTCCCCGAATACCGAGGCCTGGGCTTGGGCCACCGCTTCTTCGACGAGCGGGAGGCCCACGCCGCGCGGCTGGGGCTGACCGTCACCGCCTTCTGCGCGGTGCAGCGCCCCGGGGAGCACCCGGCCCGCCCGGCGAGCTACCGCCCGCTGGACGCCTTCTGGCAGTCGCGCGGGTATGTGGAACGGCCCGACCTGGAGACGACAATGAGCTGGCAGGACGTGGGCGAGGTGGGGGAGACGGCGAAGAGGATGCGCTTCTGGGTCAGGGGGTGA